AAGCATTGGCTTTTTTCAGGTAAAGAGGCAAGTGTTGGGGGCTGGGGGACTTAGCAGTTAGAACCACTTGTGatgcttgcagaggacccaagtttcgCTCCAACTACCCACATGTCTGCTTAACAACCTTtatctgcaacttcagttcctggggatgacgccctcttctggcccccaaggGCACTTGcatgaatgcaggcaaaatacccagaTACATTTGGTACAAAAGATCCTTGTACCTCTGAGGTAAGACAGAGGACAATAACATTAAtattgttgcttttttgttttatttataattatattcaaaAGACTAAAAGTGCagccaggcatagtagcacatgcctataatcccagcacttgggaagtagaggcaggaagaccagaagttcaagggtaATCTGGGCTATTTTGAGACCTTGCCTCtacaaaagcaaaaactgaaaCCACAAAAACTGCTCACCATTACATTAAGCTCTAGGTCGCACCACCAGTTGATTCTGATGGATAGTGATTCTGACAGGTAGTGGGTGATCCGACCTAAAAGTCAGAAAAATGTCAGCAAAGTTCCCCACTGTCATGTCTAGGAACCTGTTTGGGGCTATGAAGCTCACCCACTCCTGATTTCTCCCAGTGTACAGACGTGAGTGAACCCACCCCTCTCCACCTTATAGCACTTATGAATCCTAATTTTATGAGAACAACCCTGAGCCATAAAGAGCAAAGTAGGAGTCCAGGCAATGTGACCAAACACCCTCTTCCCCCTTTTAAAGTAATTGTCCCAGGAGAAGTGAAATGTTATGAGGCTGTATTGAGCATGGCTTAAATACTTGTAGATGACCTGTGAAGTATGTTCCATCTAAAATATTACTCCTGCTTTGAAAGCTCCTGAGTAAACATACATTACAAAAGGAGTTCACTGGGAAGATTCCATCTTTAATAGAGTTAGAAACACactttatcagatttaggatgcCACTTTGCTAACTGATAAATAGAAACAGATCTAAATATGTAAGAATTATTTGTTGCACGTAACTTTTtagtaaaaaatgaaatagagattacctgtgtgtggagggggggaaTTCAACTGTTATCTCTTTTAATGCTATCTGCTGTCAAGCAATTCTTTATTCATACCTTGATTCTGATTTTAGCTTGCACATTATTAGAATTATCAgtgaattttcctttttcctttttttaaaagaaaatcattgtgTTTACTAAGTACttctttttaggaaaaaaatgttagcaGCAATCTAATTATAACTGagttatatttacataatgatgTTCTGTTAATTTGGGTCACTTTTGCCATTTAAAACTCTGACAGCCTTTACCCTATCCTTCTCCAATTACAGACTGTACGTTGCCTCCCATATCCAGAGAGAAATGAATTTAAAGTAAAGACAACACATTCAActtactcagcttgcttctttAATAGTTGACATGAGAATGTTTCTTCCCTAGGAAGGACTGTGGGGAATCCTGATGAGATCTTGAAGAGAGTAACAAATGTGTGACAGAATTAAGATGTGCTGATGTGATACTGATGGCTCACTGCTAGCTCATTACCTGGGTCTTGATTCATAGTAGAGGTTAACAAATGTTGAGATATAGGTTAGGTTGAGTTGGTCCTGGTGCTGCgcacaggaaacaggaagcaagTACATTATGACAACTACATGTTGCTCAGGGCCTCTACCCCTGGAAGGATTTTACCTTCCAGAAGCTCAAGACTTGCCCCACCTCCTGTGCTCACATGGCTGACCTTGTCTTCGGTGCCCCATTTGGCACAGCAAGTAGCAGTATCTCCACCTCCTATAATGGTGACACAGCCTTTGGAGGTGGCCTTTACAACTTCATCCATGAGAGCTTTGGTTCCCTTAGCAAAGGCATCCCATTCAAATACCCCAATAGGTCCATTCCAAACTATCAGCTTTGCTTGAGCCACAATTTGAGCATTGATTTTAATGCTCTCAGGGCCACAGTCCAAACCCATCCAGCCAGATGGTATACCAGATTCTATAGTGGCTTGTCCAACTTTAGCATTCTCATCAAACTTGTCACCAGTAACAAAGTCAACAGGAAAGACTATCTTTACAccattcttttctgctttttccaTGATCTCCTTAACAATTGTGGCTCCCTCTTCATCATACAAGGAAGCACCAATCTGcatgttcttgagttctttcagGAAAGTGTAAGCCATCCCACCACCAATAATCATGAAATTGACTTTGTCTAACATATTTTTAATGAGTTGGATCTTGTCTTTCACTTTAGCTCCACCAAGGATAGCCAGGAAGGGCCTCTCTGGGTTTTCTAAAGCCTTGGAAAAATAATCCAGTTCCCTCTTCATAAGGAAACCAGATGCCTTCTGGGGCAAATTTACTCCGACCATAGAACTATGAGCCCGATGTGCAGTGCCAAATGCATCGTTGACATAGACATCGCCAAGTTTAGACAGTGAGGCTCGGAAGGCTTCTACTTTAGCAGGATCAGCACTAATCTTTTTTCCAGAAGAATCTTTACCCTTACCTTCTTCCTCCACATGGAAGCGCAGATTCTCCAGCAGGATGACAGCCCCATTACCTGGGTTGGCACAGGCTTTCTCTACTTCAGAGCCCACACAGTCCTTCAAAAATATAACGTCCTTGTTCAGCAGGGACTTGAGCTCAGCAGCAACAGGCTCTAATGAATACTTGTCTGGCATAGGGACACCATCAGGCCGACCGAGGTGACTCATGAGAACTACGGACTTGGCTCCATTGTCCAGACAGTGCTTGATACTTGGGATGGCAGCCTTGATTCTCTGGTTGTTTGTAATTTGGTTATTCTTCATGGGGACGTTGAAGTCTACTCTCATGATTACTCTTTTGCCCTTAAGATCCACTTTGTCCAGAGTCAACTTAGCAGAAAGAGCCATCTTGATGGTATGCACAGCAGCCTCTTTACTGCTGTGCGGAGGCTGGCTTGGTGGTGATTTTTAACGCTCAAGTCTTGGCCCCGCctttctttgtgagttcaaagtctcCTGCACAATAGCCATTGgtagaatttgaaagaaaatccAGTTCTGTGATTGGTTCTCCATCCTGTCTATCTTGATTTGGAATGTTTTGCCCGGTATGGATTCAAACTGCCAGTCTAGAATACTAAACTGTAAAACAGAGAGTTTGGGGTTAGAGTTGGGAAATTAGAAAGCCTTCAAATAAGTATCAGAAGGCCAGATTGTTTTtcccctggtttttgttttcatatccTCTTTCAAATCAATTAGAAAATAAAGCATATCTAACCATAagattacaaaaacaaacaaacaaacaaacaaaccgtaATCTGTCCCCACATCCAATCTCTAATTATACTGTGTAAAGTCCTCTGCAGTACAAATGatgaatatttgaaaagtaagtactgtttttgttttgtttggagtcCAAGGAAGCATAATACATGTCTTTTATCCTTGATAAATATTTCTGCTGAGGTCATGAACTGCCATTAGAATTTGTGATTAATCTAGTTTTGAGTAGGAGTCATATATTTTTTGATACCTTAGtttattcttttagttttgttcatctatctatctatctatctatctatctatctatctatctatctatctatctatctatctatctatctatctatcatctatttatttttagacttcAGTGAGAGAAAgctttctggcttctgagggagaATAGCCAGGGAGAACATCAGAGTTCTTTCAGATTCAGAAGGTATGCCATTATGccttttattccttctttgttttgcttaCTCCTtgtataatttagaaataaagtgTAAAATATGTGATCCATGAGTTGATGTCTTCTACAGGAAatgagaataaataagaaaacatatcAAAACCCCACTAAGGCTAGTTGAATAGTGAAACTGGTACTGTGTCTCTCtagctttgcttttttgttcAGGATTGCTTGGGCTGCCTAGGACCTTTGGAGTCACCATGTGAATTTTTGGAtgtttgttgttctgtttctatgatgTCTTGTAGATTTTTGAATGTGATGGCATGGGATCTGTAGGATTACAACAATATTAACTGTACAAGTCTGTGGATGTGGAAAGTATTTTCATATTATAATGCCTTGCTCATctgttttagttttcattgttGAGGTATTTTTACCTTAATTTTATcctagattttatttgtttgtttgtttacttatttatttatttttgaggctattgtgagtGCCAATGTGCCCATATCTTTCAGCATGTTGTTATTGCTATATGTAACAGGTACTATTTGTAAGGTGACCTTGTGTCCTATTTTGCTAAAATGTTGATAATTGTAAAATGTTTCTGTTGGAATTTATGCATCTAAGTATaatatattattgaaaaatagtgataatttgaccTCATTTCCTATCTGTATATTTTTAGTTTTCGTTTTCTTCTAGTCTTATTGATATATCTGCTGCTTTAAGCACTATATTGTAAAGGTGTGAGGATAGTGGACAGCCCTGTATTGTCCCTGATGGAATGATATAACTGGGTTTTTCTCCACTTAGGATAAAGTCAGTTTTGGGTTTGTCATATAAACCTTCTATTATATTGTATGTTCCTTCCTACCCTACTCTTTCTAGTACTTTTAGCATGAAGTCTTGTTGAATgttgtcaaaggtcttttctaCATATATTTTGTGAAGTTAAAGTAATCATTTGTATTTTAGTAATTTATAtgaattattacatttattgtttatgtgtCTTTAATCAATATACATCTCCTGAATAAAGTCAAATTGATCCATGCCAATGACCTATTTGACATGTACCCATATTCAATTTATAATGAGGGTATTTACAGTACTCATCAGGAATATTGAccttaataaaaacaacaacaataataataaacattattcttaattattttaataattattattttataatgtaacACAATATATCATGTAACATGTATcatgcattatatattatatattatatgtgattTAATATATCAtggtatattattatattatatataatattctattatatatttattatgcatattatataatatataatatatgtgtttaattatatatggtaaataaaataattttacatttggttatatattatattatatttgtatacaatttatattaaatatatagtataatataatgcATAATactatatatgtactatatgatatatgattttatttatagtatattataatatacataatatattatatatagttagaataattattttattttgtttccttctccctacttacctctcttcctcactttccctttccatctgttactcttcctcctcctcctcctcctcctcctcctcctcctcttctgtggttTCTATACCTGGCTTCTGTACTAGAGTTATATGGGCTTTGTAAGAAAATTTTGATagtggttcttttctttctttctttctttctttctttctttctttctttctttctttctttctttctttcttcctttatttctttctgtgtctttgtttctttgttttatcataGACTTCCTATTACCTTGTCATCTGTTCCCAATTATTAtagctatgtttttgttttcacattaTTTAACTTTGGAATTTGGTTGAATCTAGACATTCTTAAAcagtgaaatatatatttttaaagaaaaactttataCTCCTCATTAATGTTTCTTTAGTGTTTATGGTAATGTCTCCTTGAAAATCTCTGATTCTGTTATTGTGGTTcaacttttccttttattctgatTAACTGAACTAAGTGGCTTTCTacgttatttttaatttataaaactcaaatctttatttcttaaaaaactaGCTCTGAGATTCATTGATTTTTTGTAAcacttattttaataatttatgctCTTTCTTGCTGCCTACTGGACTTAGTTTTggcctgttctttcttttccaaattttttAGCTGCATCAggaattaatttgtttttagtcTATGCAATATTTAGAGGCACTTAGAACTATGAATTCCTCCTTAGGACTGCTTTTAATCTAACTAAGGatgttttttggtgtgttttgcttttattttcattttgaactaGAGAAAAGTTTTAGTATttgtgtgacttttaaaaaaagtattcatCATTCAGTAATGTGTCATTTAATATTCATGAATTTATATAATTACCAGAGCTTTGTTTGCgattgattttaaaattgtaatgcATATGTTTAGGTAAAATGCAGAAACTTATGCCAGTTTATCTGAATGTGTTAAAATTTGCTTTGTGTCCCAAGATGTGGcccattataaaatatttttgtgtttcaagAAATTTGTTAGGTCCACTATCATATATGATGCTATTTAGTTCTGATGTTACTGTCTACTGTTTTTCTACAGGGCTTTTCTTATAGGATAAAATGGAGTTTTTTACTGTCACCTATTATTGTGCTGGTGTTAATTTGTGTACTTTATTTCCACTAGGAAACTTTTTAATGGTTGTATATAACTTTTTATCAATGTTATACTCAACCAATGGTTATTGTTGATGCTTTAAtaaaagtcttattttaaaatatagataaaatagGGGGCTTGATATTTTTCTAGTAGACAGTGTTCTTAAGACTCTGGTGCAAGTGACAGAAAAACAGGGGTTTTAGGTTTTCACCAGAATGATATAAACATACATTGGGTATACACATTCCTAGTGATTAAATGTATAATAATCTATATCTCAAAGAGCCTGTTCTGAAGGgatttgattggttgattgattgattgattgattgattgcaaGTGAACAAGTGGATAGCACATGGGAGGGactggagaagggaagagaaggaagaaagaaaatgatttaaaatatggTAACATGCTTTTGATGAGGCTTGATGCCTGAGCATTTGGTCCATATATGTTTAGAAGTTCAATCTCTTTTACTTAATTGTACCCTTATTTAGGATAAAGTGTCCTCCTTCAgtatgatttgttttattttgacatgTGTTTTGTCTAGTAATAGGACAGAGTCACCTGATTGCTTCCTGGTCcttagaatactttttttttttttcatattatcaACTTAAAGTAGTTCCGCACTTTAAAGGAAAGATAAGGTTTTGAGGAGAACAAAAGgattcattttgtttcttaatcCAGTCAACTAGCTTGTGCTTTTGATTGTAGGATAGGGACCATAActattcagttattttttttttagatatctATGTTGATACTTGtccctttgatttttctttcttttttctttttctttccttttcttttgtttttcttttcttttctttcactctttccttttctttctttttttcttttcttttctttgatagtCTCTCTGTGTTACaggcctggttgtcctggaccGGCTTTGTAGACATGACATTGAATACACAGAaatctcctgtctctacctccccagtgccgGGAATAAAGGTATACATCActgctctcactctctctctctctctctctctctctctctctctctctctctctctctcttatttatttatttatttatttatttatttatttatttattgtacattagtgttttgcctggataTATCTTTGTGgaagagtgtcagatcccatggaactggtgTTACAAACACTTGTGAGGTGCCATTTGGTTGCTGAGAATTCAACATAGGAACTCTGGAAGGAAGCTAGtgatcctaaccactgagcaatctctctggccccttctttaaaattttattttaagtatattctgttttgattttattatcatTCTCCTCCCTAAGCTTCTTCCAattctctctgattctctgtcCACTCAAACCTCATATTGTTTATCTCCCTGTCctccaaaacaaagacaaagatcATAGAGAAAAACAATTTTCTCCAGTGGAATGTTACTGGATGTATCAACTGCAGTATAGTACAGGACACATACCAAGAAAGTACTTGGAAAACACAAAATAGACACAATGTTCTTGGGAGGAGtgtagccattttgttttgttttgccttggtgtttttgattgtttgtctttttcctttggttttgttcttgctgttgtttgttgttgctattgtttgtgTTCTTAGTTATAATATGTTTTTAAGTagttataatttcatttattctctttttattacCTCTACGCTTATTCTTCTCAGTCTGAAGTATTATTTCAAGCATTCTCTCTAGGTCTAATTTGGTGGGCATAAATTTTTTCCTATatcatgaaattttttttatttctcttctagcTATTGAGATATGTTTACTGAGGACAGGAATCTAGGATGACACTCATAGTCTTTTAGAATATGAAATACATTGCTTCAGGCTCCTCTCAATTTTATGGTTTCTATTGAGGAATTACCCAATAATTTGATGAGTTGTCTCTGTACCTGGCCTACATTCTGTACTTTGTGCTGAAGGAGTTTTGCATCATCTGCGTCATCACATATGTGCTgaacttcctcctcctcatcatcaatTACAAACGACTAGTTTATTTGAATGAGGCCTGGAAGCNACAGCTGCAGCCTAAGGAAGACTGATGGCCAGCGGATCTCCACCCAACTGTCTCAGACACCTCTTTCATTAAGTTTATTTTGcaaggtgttttttgtttgtttgtttgtttgttgttttgtttttgttttttgttttttttaaattcacaacAGACACTTTCCCTCAGAATcttaaactgattttttaaaaatattgtaaattaGAAAGGGCCCTAGCTATTTCCTGTGTTGGTCTTCATTTTAAATCTGGATACAAAAAAGGATACGCCGAGCCAATCAAAGACAAGCTTTAACTTTACCTTGAAGATGTNTCTGAGATAATTAAATGTAGCCCTAGCCCCCAGTCCTCAACCGTAAAGTGAGCAGCCATTGCTAGTAATTCTTTAATGTGTATAAATTCAATTTCAGGTATAACAAATGTGATCatgaacatgaaaatattttagaatagatACTGTATTAAATATTGCCATGTTTACAATATGTAATATGTTTTTAGCCGATGGATTTAAACCTGTAGATTCAATTAGAGTCCATTTGTGTGATATTTGTAAATAAAGGTAGAAACANTGGATCCACCCCTGCAGAACTTACTGTACAGTTTAGTTGAAGTAGAGAAAGGAATTGTCAGCTCATCGTGACTGATACATAGTGGAGAAAGTAGAAGCAAACAGAACACCTTGGGAAANGCGCTGACAGCCCTGGTGCAGTATTGACAGCAGAAACAGNGTGGTTGATTCCCTTCCATCTCCCACTCTGAGAGGAAGAAGCAGTCTGAACACCCAACTCAAGTTTGACTAGTCAGAGCTGGATGGATCGTAACTGTACAGGATGTCATGTGACTAGACCTTTTAATTCCAAGGCTCTCTCAGGACCCTGATGGTGGGAAGTGGATGTAGTCTTTGGAGCAAAACAGAAACCACTATGGCGTTTCTGGGCAAAGCCTCTTAAACAGTAGCTGAGCTCTCAACACACGTGTTCCCTCGATTCCAGTGCCAGTCAGCTCAGCAGTATTACGACTGAGTAGGCACAGGNCAAGTGCTCTGAGGTCGGTCCATGGTGTTTCCCCTTCTCGTTCCTTCTTGCNCTAAGGATGGTCAGTAAGTGTCTCAGAATCACATACTGAATTCGTAAACCTTAGGACTGTCGGGAGAAACTTCGCTGACTCAGAAGGAACACAACACGTAGAAAGACGTGGAAGAGAAACGTGGAAACTTTGTCCCACTCCAGTAGCCACACAGAAGCAGTGAGAAGAAACCCAGAGGTGATCTGAGTACACCCCAATGGCNNNNNNNNNNNNNNNNNNNNTAGCATCTTACAGGAGATGTTAAAAGTGCCTTCTGTTTTACAATCTCAAACCAAATCATTCTGTGTGTTGAACTGGGGCAGAAgtatccctccttccttccttaccaCGAAGCAGAGAACTTGAACTTGCATTCTACCAGAAGGGTCTGTGCAGCCATTGTATTCCTTGAGTGGAGAAGTGGCAGTGGTTTTGTTTATGATTTGGTTGATATGTTAAAAAATAGGCAACTAGACAGGGAACTCTGAGACCGCAATCGCTGAGTGGCTTACAACCTTCTGTGGAAACCGATGCACCACAGGATTCCTGGCCTGGGGCAGGTATAAAATAGGAATTGTAATGCTCCTTTAGGAGGTTCTAACCAGTTCCTTAAAAGACAGCTTAATTCCGATTTCATCAAAGGTTGTGTTTCCCCCGTGAATGTGAACATTTCTGTGACTATCTTACCGTGTATGCATTACTGTTGTCTTCTGAAGTAGTTAAAAGAACGTCTAGAACNTCCTGAATGGTATTTATGGTAAACCAAGTCCTTGTTCGAGAACTGTACAGTGAGGTCATCTCATAGCCCTGTGTCCAGGTCTCCCAAGACAGTGGAATGGCTACTAGCTAAGACTTCTGCTGCTTACATATCGAGGCTCTGCTAAATGTGTCCCTTGGGTCCCAATTCCAAATGACCTTTCTGTCTTCTATCACTCGGCAGAGTGGAGTTAAAGCTTGTCTTGACATTACAGATGTCTCCAACCCTTACTCAAGAAAATGTGAGAGGGTTCCCTCCACCAGACCCCTCAAGGCTTCTCTTTGCTTTCCTAAGTCTTGGGAGTACCGCCATTACTGATTGtatgaattgtttgtttgtttgtttgtttgtttgttacattCCTGTGAATACCCCTTTCTCACTGAGCGTTATCAGGTGCTGTTGGAAATAACAGCATTTGCTGACCCGTGTGCTCATGCTTGCCTGTGGTCCCATCACTTGGGAcatagatgcaggaggatcaggaattccaggtcatccttgactacatagcaaaATAGAGACCAGCATTAGCTACAGGAGaccctatcttttaaaaaaaaaaaattcttttttcttttgctaaaatATATGTTctctataacaaaaaaaaaaaaagaataaagacttCTGAAGGCTGACAACACTtatgtaaataaacaattaaGTAAAAGatatcataaatattaaaatgtcatataGGAGTAAACAAACCCCAAATAACCAGTTTAAATAAATACTAAGAGAGGATTAATATGCCaagattaagatttattttttctatagcAACAAAGGTCATTGTCCCCTGAACAAGCAAATTCTGCACATTTGCTCATTAAAGtacattttatatcattctaaaaaaaacctaaaatgtaaATAGTAGTTTAGAATTTAAACCACTGACTATGATGAATGTGAAGAATAATGaatagtaagaagaaaaaaaagacaattaatgTGAATTTTCTCCAGAGAGTTAACTaggtagaactagaaaagatgACTGAAGATTACAGAGGaactatatattttctatttccttactTCATTGTGCTCTGGGAACATTATTCACATGAGTTTTAATGACTTTAGTCATACAGACAATGTATAATCATGGACTAGATTTGAATCCATAAATGTGTCACAGATTTCATATGTCAAGGTCCAAAGGTATTatcaattttgttattttaaaatatttggggaTAAATGATGTCTGGAcaatagaaagaaatagaagaagaaacagaatcttTACCATCTGGAATTATTTCAATGTACTAAATCTACACTTTCTTGGTGGGATGTGATATGCCTGACTAGAGAGAATGATctttctctacatagtcctggctgcgTGTACAGGAAATTTAGTGAATTTTGCCTACACAGAGGCATGTAGCTTGgcaattttttttaagaagtggATGTATACAGGATAGCTACATCTTCAGATATTTACAACCAGATATCTTATCTTCATATCCACAACGATTGACTGaagtaaagaacaaaaatattcattatttcattattattttcctctGTTAATGACAACAAAATAGTACTTAAATGAATTGGAACAGGGGattaagaaaatgaatggatATCTTTTAAACTGAAGCTTTGTGTAATTGATTGATTTCTTTACTCACAGAAGCTCAAGAAAATTAAATTGAGTGGTTCTTTGTAGAACTGGACTAGCTAGCTGTTGTAAAGATGGATTATTGATTAGGAACCTTTGATACTCTTATGGAGAacctggttttggttttcaacATCCACATGGGGGCTTATGACCACCTGCACCTTCAGGTCCAATGCCTGTTTTTGGTCTCCAGGGTAAACAAGCATGAATTtgatacacataaacacatgcacataaatgcaACCAAATAAcgtaatatgaaataaaaaataagcattaaaaaagAACCTAACTAAAATGGTGGCTATTATGCAAGTACTTTTAAAGTTTAATACTGTtaatatttaaactatttaactattctcagcaaaataaatttcattaaaatgttctatatCAACTGTGCCTGGTGGCCTCTTTCTATGAACATACTAGACATGTCTTGTGGATTGCATTTTGTATTATCTACTCCCTCAAGGGGATTGTCCAAACGAGGAGTAGATCACATACTCAGATGATATCAGATGTAATcttaaaggctagagcctgtgattgagcagtggaaggaaaggcagagctgaaagttttagagatgggagaggaggaggaagaagagaagagaagtgtggggacagaaagagaagatgatGGAGAAGAGGTAGAAGTTGGAGCAGATCTATGTGGCCTGGAGGAAGTGCGAGTAGATAGGGATTTCATAGCTGAGTAATATAAGAGTGTAGGGTATATTTGCCCAATACAAGCATGCTGCTTGGATTTAttttaactgagttgtgtgttctttgcatgggTGTTTTTGGGTTGGAGATATACTGTTATAAATCTGGCTAATATCATATCAGTCTTTAGTGATTTTATTTCACGGGCTAAGGGGAGCTGAGTGAGTAGCAGCTGGCTTTCTGCTTTCATGGAGGGGGTGGATGGACTGAAAAATGTGAGCAGTAGCTTCAAGCATTTTGGGTTAAACATGTTTTGGTTAGCTTAGCAAGCTAGCCTAGGGATCCAGGAAAAAGCATATAAGGCTGGTATGACCCTTAAAATTACAAGCTATAGACATTACCTTCATTCTAGGATGGTTCTCTTTTTCATGTCAGAGGAGGTAATCTTATGAATACAGATTTGGAAAGGTATGTAGTAGAGAAGGTTGTTCTCATTATTAGACACTTATATGCAGGTATTCATCAATGGCTACAAATTCAAGAAAACTTATTCTAAATTCATTACCCTATAATctttgtcatctctctctctgatataTATCCAGAGTTCACAAATTTACATTCAGCTCATACATTCTCAGAGAACTGGAAACTCCCAATTaccaaaaaattcaaaataagatCTTGTTTATCATCTGCATCATTGTATATATGGAAACAATGCCTCATTGTTTTACTTATGCCAAAACCAAGCTCATACATTCAGGTTACTGCTAATTTCATACCTCATGAAGTATTACTACAGGCACATGTCCAATGC
This portion of the Mus pahari chromosome 18, PAHARI_EIJ_v1.1, whole genome shotgun sequence genome encodes:
- the Pgk2 gene encoding phosphoglycerate kinase 2, whose protein sequence is MALSAKLTLDKVDLKGKRVIMRVDFNVPMKNNQITNNQRIKAAIPSIKHCLDNGAKSVVLMSHLGRPDGVPMPDKYSLEPVAAELKSLLNKDVIFLKDCVGSEVEKACANPGNGAVILLENLRFHVEEEGKGKDSSGKKISADPAKVEAFRASLSKLGDVYVNDAFGTAHRAHSSMVGVNLPQKASGFLMKRELDYFSKALENPERPFLAILGGAKVKDKIQLIKNMLDKVNFMIIGGGMAYTFLKELKNMQIGASLYDEEGATIVKEIMEKAEKNGVKIVFPVDFVTGDKFDENAKVGQATIESGIPSGWMGLDCGPESIKINAQIVAQAKLIVWNGPIGVFEWDAFAKGTKALMDEVVKATSKGCVTIIGGGDTATCCAKWGTEDKVSHVSTGGGASLELLEGKILPGVEALSNM